The DNA segment catTTGCCATgtagtatataatataataattcagTAATATAACATCATATAATATAGAAAAGTAATACAATTTTCacctttttatcattttattagttttttgcTGATGATTGTctacttttctttaaatattatataagcATAATCATTGTGTGACTGTAGTATTTGCATTAATAAAAGACTTTGTTAATCCCCAGAGGAGAGAGATTTATATACTATACAGCACAAGTAACctgacaaaaataacaatattaatataaatgtattcacttattcatatattattatatatgtgcATCATATTAATATCTTAGACTATTCCCATAATGTGTGGGAATATTTGTTCAAATAGACTCTATAGGGAGAATATGTGCAGCAGTGAAAACTTAATTAAGGCGGTTTAGTGTCTAAACACAATATTAATACATGTAAATAGCTATAAAATCATAAATAAGtgaagattattttattatgtatcaTGCAAATACAACAAATGTGCATGCACAGCAAAAACAGCATAATAtaacatacaatataaaattatattGCGGcagtacaatataaaatataatctcACAATTCCAATTCTCTATCATTTTTCAgcataaatattcatattctCAAAACTGAGAGCACTTGTTGATACCAACTTCTTGAAAGCTGACAAACTTTAAAATCATAAAAGTTagaaaactaaatatataaatgaaatttAAGTTTGTCTTATACTGGAAAAACTGAAACAGTAGACTGTAACTGAATTAGTCTACTTTATTactttgtctatttttttaaattagttttagaAGTAGTGAGTGAgactacagctgtgtgtgtgtgtgtgtgtgtgtgtgtgtgtgtgtgtgtgtgtgtgtgtgtgtgtgtgtgtgtgtgtgtgtgtgtgtgtgtgtgtgtgtgtgtcctcagcatcagtcctctctgctctgaggaGAAGCTCTGCAGATTATCTGGAGGATCCTAACCTTTGTTTCAGCCTGAGAGAGAACGATGACCAGAGGCAGCTCCTGTGCAACGACCGCAGGAGCAATTTCAACTTCAACCCGTTTGGCCTCCGCTTTGGGAAACGCTACAACGGCTACATCTACAGAAGAGCTGTTAAAAGAGCCAGGACTGATCAATTTAcacctgtttctctgtttccaCGGGAACTGGAGGTGCCTACCTGAAGCATGAGTGACTTCTGCTGAAAAATCAACCTGTGTGTTTGAAGGCCTTTTACTTCATAACTAATGATGTTTCCCTCAATAAAACTTTTGTACCTACCTGTACTGTGAGCGCATTTTGACATCTACAATAATGAAAGAGTTATGAGAGgaaacacttcaaaataaaataaataaatgaaggaaaCATTATGACATATTTGCTATTACAACCAAGATGTAGCATGGTGAGGGGGAAGTACAACAATCATAAAGCTAAATTCGGATTTTCTTTTGACAGTGGCTTTATTTAACCACCAGGTGGCAGTGcagtgcttcttcttttttttttacatagagCAACATCACCAAACCTTCAGATGTGCTTTAGCAGCAGGTTACATGATGCACCTCATTCAGGTTTATATAAAGTAAATTAATaagatatatatacatgttaaatattaaataataatagtaaaatattaaaagtaaagagaaggtggattaaaatgttaaaagactCACAACActtacaacatttaaaatgaaagattacTGTGATAAGAACCTGTTTATATCAGGGAAAGACTaagtttgatgttttttgtttgtttgtttgtttgtttgtttgtttacacaaTGGCAACAGAATGCCCAGGTTCActgaaaaaaagtatatttgtCCAAATCATACAAAATGAGAGGAACTCATAAAAATAAAGTCATAACTGACTCTCCGTATCACACTGATATCACTACATTTGTCTTATTTGACAAATTGACAAATGATCATATTATATTCACACTGGATCATAATGTGTTGAAATAGATCTccattatttcattaaaaacacaaactttaacatattaatcatgttttcatgtttcctATCAGGATATGATATGATGTTACTGAAGTTTTGCCTAAAATTGTTGTTTGAGAATTTTGGATTTTAACTTATTCCACCAACTTTTGATGACTCTGATGAAGTGTTTAGACCTCTTTAAACTTTTTTGTAAACTAGGCTCTCTCTCAATAACTTAACAAACCTAAATAATGAACTCAGGTATTCCTGCAGTAACTGTCTTatttacagaaataaatacTGTCATCAAGATTatcacacatataaaaatgattccctctttccatccagTTTTCCATGATATAACAATCTGACTGTTGCTAtagatatttttattaaatgacGGAACAGTGTGCACATAAAACAAGATCAAGTAAAGCCTGCTaacagactttttaaaactttattggCAATTTGGAAATATTATAACTGCACCCTTTTACAAACTGTGTAGAAAAATAAGAGGCTCATATACACACTGTACTTGGTGAGATTGAAATTTATTAAGTTACACGTTGCTGTTTCCAACAGATTACAACACAAGGTCAGACAATCACAACCGATGTTTAAAAAGACGTtccccctcttcccccctccACCGCTCCATCTCCCTTTGATaacagaggaaaacaggagaagaaaaaaaacccacattcaCACTGACAATGACACTGATTTGATGTGTGTTGATCTAAATGTGCAGTCGTCTCTCTGTTGCAGAGTCCCACTTTTTAGACAAAGGCAGGAGGAAAACGAGTGTCCCTGTGGATATTTAGGCTCTTTCTCTGGACGTTTAAgggtctttttttcctcagtgaagGAGCGACTCAGTACATACAGGAGGAGAACAGTGACACTTTTGGCTTTGAGGGTTGTGTTTGATCaggctccaaacagctgaacacAAGAATCCTTACAGAGAACAGTAACACCTGCTACCACAAATACACTAATACAGCAACTTAAACCTACAAGCTGTAAGGGACCAAATTTTttagttcttctttttttttaaaggagaataCCCGttatttttagatttatttgAGGTGTTGGTGATTGACAGGAAGTAGACAGTGACATAATGCCGAACTGATGACATACATTAGAAAACTGATATATTGACATCGTTATTTAAAAACTGCCGGTattgtcctttaaaaaaataagagtctaaaagagagtgtgtgcgtgtcgACAGGCCTCTTCAGATcattggtgtgtttgtgtgtgtgtatgtatgttatatGTTTTCGGGAGTGTTCAGAGGTCCTTGAGGTCCTTCTGGATGCCCCACAGTGTGTCGGCGCTCTTCTTCAGCTGAGCCACCTCGTCGTCTGTCAGGGTCATGTTGACCACGCTATTCACACCGCTGCTGTTCAGGACGCAGGGCAGAGACAGGAAGACCTCCTCACCAATGCCGTACATGTCCTGAGGAAATACACAACAATTAAAAAGGACCAGTGAGGAAAAGGACTATGGGATACTGAGTTCCATCCATTTCTAATTCAACTTCTTCagaggggttagggttgtgtTTGCACTATATACATTCTCTGTTGTGACTTCAGTATGTATGAGTgtattctttgtgtgtgtgtgtgtgtgttttcctgacCTTGACCATGGTGGAGACCGGGTGGACGCGGCTCATGTTCTTGATGATGCTCTCGGTCAGGTCAGCAACGCTCAGGCCGATGGCCCAGTTGGTGTAACCCTTCAGCTTGATCACCTCGTAGGCACTGAGACACAAAGTAGTACTCtgttaacatgtgtgtgtgtgtgtgtgtctgtgtgtgtctgtgtgcgtgcgtgtggtGTCCTTCTACAAGTCTGATTGCATAGGAACATTGAACTAgctaccatagcaaccaccaagTTACATATCAATTAATATAATCATAGTGGCACAAATAGACTTTTCATAGATGCCAtacatatacaatacaatataatagaaataaaaaattataatataagataatataatataatatactgtatgttgtctgTACAATGTCATCAATTacatcatattaaaacatacaatagtGCAAAGTATATGATAAGTAAAGTTTATTCCCTCTCATCTATTGTATGTTATTCTGATGtacttattttatcattttaatttgtttaaaatctattttattggTTTACTAATACTTGTCAGTCATCTGGAGAGCACTTTAAATGACACTGAGCTGTATGAAGGgtattatacaaataaagtgtATGTGACTGTATAATAGAATATATAATAGAATATATTATATGACTGTCAGTGATGCTGTTTGGTCTTGGATGCACACTAATAGATAGTGCACATTAGCCTGAGCTCTGATAGACAGTGAGTGTGTGAAGCATACATTAACACTAGCAGGGTTGGAGGTTATATTCCCACTGGACCACTTACACTAGAACTGTAATCACTGCTGGCCTCAGATAACAAACGTTTAATCAGCTCCTCCACTGAGAGACAGCGTTAAATACTGACACACATGATCAATTCCTGGcttatttttaattgtatgtaatattttaaactctgatgttttctcttcttttaacaGCAATGAGAGGATATCATTTGCGCAGTGAGAGATACCATTATAGATCTCTGAATGTCTCCTGGATCAATGGAGATAACAGCTGAATATTTCTTAAAATAACTAACTGGATAAGGATTTATACTAGCTTCTTCTACACAGAAGAACTTGGCAGCAgtgtctcctcttctctcagAGGTATGTAAATTAACAAAGGGGCATATGAGGGGAAAGCTAATCCTTCCAGACAGTGAACACAAGTCCTTCATGTAAGCACAGTGTTGGCTAATATTATCTGGCAGCAGAGTTcagctttaaaaacagctcCAAAACCAACAGCATTCCactttttacaaaaacaactttCTTCTAGAAATTGGATTTGTTTCTAGGAGCAGTTACAACTTCGAAAATGTCAGTAAGCAGACCTTGAGTTGGGATTCCAAGGTGAAGAACACATGTTTATGCTTAACTTGAAACCAGTATGTATAATAGGTCAAGTGGAGTCATAACAACTGATAACTGAGCAAAGTTCCTCTGCTGATGACGACAGTGGGATGAAGTGGAAAACTCTGGGAAGAGGTGGAAAAAAACTTGACAAGTGCTGTTGCTGAGAGGCGATGATAACTGAAAAGAACGTTTAAGTACTGTTCCACTagaaagaaaaatgcatttaaaatgtgttcatgcaTGTAAACATggtttgtatattttaaagaaatccTTTTGTAATATGATGGTTATATCATAGCCTAGTACAGGGCTGTTTGCAGGCTGAGAGCAGTGTAGATGGATTTTACAGCTATAAAAAGATGGAATCATGACATTAAAAGAGAAACATGGGAGGATATAATGTATGTTCTGCAGAGCTGGGACAGGTATGGTCTAATGCTGCTTTCACAGCACAGACTATTTCCTAATGGCACCAGTTCATAAACAAGTAGAACTGTACAGCTCCATCTGAATGAGCTGGATTTCAGTTACAGTACTATTATATTGTATTCTAATATCATGCTTTAAAGACATATTACCATCTCATCCTCATTGTTGACTCTCCTGTAGTTGTTGATGCCACATGGAAGCTATTCCTCATATCTCACACTTCaaattacaactaacttttactctgttactattacactgttactattactggTACTAATACTGTTACtattacactgttactattactgttactattacactgttactattactgttactcttacactgttactattactgttactaatactgttactattactgtaacttttacactgttactattaaactgttactattactgttactattactgttactattacactgttactattactgttactaatactgttactattacactgttactattactgttactaatactgttactattactgtagcttttacactgttactattaaactgttactgttacactgttactattactgtaacttttacactgttactattaaactgttactattactgttactattactgttactattacactgttactattactgttactaatactgttactattactgttactattacactgttactattactgttactaatactgttactattactgtagcttttacactgttactattactgtaacttttacactgttactattaaactgttactgttacactgttactattactgtaacttttacactgttactattaaactgttactattactgttactaATACACTGTTACTTTACACTGTTACTtttacactgttactattactattacagtgttactattacactgttactattactattacacTGTAACTTTTACACTGTTACTtttacactgttactattaaactgttactattactgttactaATACACTGTTACtttacactgttactattacactgttactattacactgttacttttacactgttactattactattacagtgttactattacactgttactattactattacacTGTAACTTgtacactgttactattacactgttactattactgtaacttttacactgttactattacactgttactattactgtaacttttacactgttactattaaactgttactattactgttactaatacactgttactattactgtaacttttacactgttactgttacactgttactattactgttactattacactgttactattactattacactgttactattactattacactgttactattactgtaaCTTTTACACTGATACTATTACACTGTTgctattactgttactgttacaccgttactattactgttactattacaCAGTTACTATTACTCTGTTACTATTACACTGTTACTAatactgttactattactgttacactgttactattactgttactattacactgttactattacactgttactattactgttactattactgtagcttttacactgttactattaaactgttactattactgttactattactgttactattactctgttactattacactgttactattactgttactattactgttactattacactgttactattaaactgttactattacactgttactattactgttactattacactgttactattaaactgttactattactgttactattaaactgttactattacactgttactattactgttactattacactgttactattaaactgttactattactgttactattacactgttactgttacactgttactattactgttactgttacactgttactattactgttactattactgtaacgtttacactgttactattactattactattacactgttactattacactgttactgttacactgttactattactgttactgttacactgttactattacactattactattacactgttactattacactgttactgttacactgttactattactgttactgttacactgttactattactgttacactgttactattacacTGTTACGATTACACTGTTACgattactgttactattacactgttactattacactgttactattactgaTACTATTACTATAACTATTACTGTTACGattacactgttactattactgttactattacactgttactattactgttactattacactgttactattactgttacactgttactattactgttactattactgtaacttttacactgttactattactattacactgttactattactctgttactattactgttactattatactgttactattacactgttactattgctgttacactgttactattacactgttacgattacactgttactattactgttactgttacactgttactattactgttactgttacactgttactattactgttacactgttactattacactgttacgattacactgttactattacactgttactattactgatactattacactgttactattactgttactattacaCAGTTACTATTACTCTGTTACtattacactgttactattactgaTACTATTACTATAactattactgttactattacactgttactattactgttactgttacactgttactattactctgttactattactgttacactgttactattacacTGTTACGATTACTGTTACTATTTCTCTGTTACTATTTCTctgttactattactgttactgttacactgttactattacactgttactattactcTTTTACTATTACTGTGTTAAtattactgttactattacactgttactattactgtgttaatattattgttactattacactgttactattacacagttactattactattacagtaaaagtattcattaataaacaaatgaattgtTTAACTTTGTATATGGATAGTAAACCCCAGGAACACATTTGCTGATCAAGTCACAACTGCAACTCTGATATCTTTGTGATATTTAAGTCCAGTCTACTGGAGGTTTCACTGTTGCTCAAAAGACAATGTGTGTGATGGTAGAGAAAACCTGTGAATGTCAGATATGAGATAGATATTAAGATTAGCTCAGTTATGACTCTGCTATTCTGTCACCTGGGTGTtactttttgtttgttcctAGATTCATGTCTGCGTACCTGTCCACCACAGCCTTGTGTGTGGCCTTCCACTGCTCCTTATCAGCATCGGTACCGATCTCAGGGTTCAGCTTCTGCAGGTTGACTCCGGCTACGTTTGCGCCGCTCCACACAGGCACTGAACgaagagaaacacacagtcatTACAACAGTATGGATGATTCTGATATGACACAATCACCACAGCCTGCTAACAGAGAAAAAACTATATTCTGACAATCATCACCCACCGCTGGTGTCTCCGTGCTCGCCCAGCACCCAGCCGTTGAAGGAGCTGGCGTGGATGCCGAGACGTTCAGCCATCATGTAGCGGAAGCGGGCGGAGTCCAGGTTGGTGCCACTGCCGATGACGCGGTGTTTGGGCAGACCGCTCAGCTTCCAGGTTACGTAGGTCAGCACATCGACTGTAGAGCGGTGTGTTAAAACAGGGATTattcatatacaaacacacGAATGCAACAAAGCTGAATTAGAAATATAATCTCACCTGGGTTGGAGACAACAATGAGCGTGCAGTTGGGGCTGTGCTTGATGATCTGGGGGATGATGGACTTGAAGACGTTGACGTTCCTCTGCACCAGGTTGAGGCGGCTCTCGCCCTCCTGCTGGCGAACGCCGGCCGTCACCACCACCAGGCGAGAGTTTGCTGTCACAGCGTAGtctgaaagaggaggagagtgggCTCAGATCTGATATGTGAGTGATGTTTtagggaggaagatgagaggaacGAGGTGCGGCGGCAGGTTCTCACCTTTGTCCGCAACAATCTTGGAGGTCTTGAGGAAGAGGCTGCCGTGCTGCAGGTCCATCATCTCACCCTTCAGACGGTCCTCCATCACATCCACCAGAGCCAGCTCATCACACAGAtcctgacaggaggaggagagacatacagagacacactttCAATTTCATTCTAAATATAGCAGGAGGACACTGAATATTACATGAGTAGAGCTCTCACTTGTTATTTTAACTTAtgttgcaccattttttttacacccCAAAAAGTTCTGGCAAGACTTCAGATTTTATATCATGCTACAAAACTGTCTCCACAATGCATTGCTGTATCAGTTCATTAAACTGATATACAGCCATATGtgaacatacatttaaaatgatggaCTATATTTgtttatgcatgtatgtatttcTAATGCATGTTCTTTAAGATAAAATATACATAGTATGCTTGGATGCAATTTTCAGTTTTCGTTGCTAAACATCTGAAAAGTTAtcctaaataaatatttaatattacacAAAAAATCTGTTCAAGAAGCAGTTAATGAATAATTTTAGGAAGCTGCAGTATTTACATATGtaacaaaacatgcaaaaattagctgttttatttcatcagcttatttatttaattaaaatgataacaCAGTTAAACTATATGTACATAAAGACTATACTATATTTTGAGGTGATTGTCTCAGATGATGGCTTGAGGTTAGCACAGTAATTATTAAACTGAATGTCTAATATAAAGAACAATATGTCGATACCTCgtatgtcattattattaataataattaattaattaatatacaataaaattataaatcTGTAAAAAATACACTGGATATACATGAAGATGATAGCTAtctttgatatatttttaaatagatGTTTTTCTATAGCTGTTTTCTATTCCTCTCTCATAATAAAAGCCATGCTGAAGATGTTGTGGTTCTTACCCGCAGCAGGATGCTGACAGCACAGGCCATGCCCACCTGGCCCACACCAACCACTGTCACCTTGTTCTTGGGTAGCTCAGCAGTGCTGCCGGCCACAGGGCTGATCAGTTTCTGCATCACTGAGGACATGATGAGAGCTGCAGGGAGACACACAGATGATGACTTTACTTCTTTACTCTCATTAAagattgtgtaaagtgaattcagacattttcttctaaacacattaaataggtcataaatgtatttctaaaaaaggtgtaaaaagcatttcaaccatttagatttgaattgtggagctaggcttcacaaactgtgtttcaacatttctgtgttcaggatttagtgagcgggtctgaaaatcataaacccgcccctgctgctgtagaggtataaatacattcagcacacactactactactacagtctacagttagccagttagctgagttagccgccgagttcgtagccgagctagctgctgagttagcggcagaaagctctcagaagtagtgtctatgtttctggtagaggtggtgactttgactgacaggtgacacttggtagggggcggggtttcagcgaactcggcgggcacgcccacagcgtttgggagcagagaaagaggctgatttttacacaactttgaagcctaatttcatatatttggcgatttttttaatcattcaaatttggcagggtggttaacaacacacttttctgtgggatgtcaaactcagaacacatatttattcttactttacacagactttaacaacCTTCTAGCTTTGTTGTATACATAAGTAACTCATGCTAGAAACTTTCTAAAAAGGCGTGTCACTGTCTTCAAACGTGACAGAATTAGACTAGTGAGTGAACTTGAGTCAATAAAATCACGCAAATGCCGTGCAGGTGGTCAAGTGTTAAGAGCGCATGTCATATACGGTCAGAgatcctttgctgcatgtcacacccccctct comes from the Scomber japonicus isolate fScoJap1 chromosome 23, fScoJap1.pri, whole genome shotgun sequence genome and includes:
- the kiss2 gene encoding kisspeptin 2; this encodes MQVCCLKMRLVALVVVCGLMLGHDGGSLAAALPGFDSEQRTQGRASVLSALRRSSADYLEDPNLCFSLRENDDQRQLLCNDRRSNFNFNPFGLRFGKRYNGYIYRRAVKRARTDQFTPVSLFPRELEVPT
- the ldhba gene encoding L-lactate dehydrogenase B-A chain, translating into MSSVMQKLISPVAGSTAELPKNKVTVVGVGQVGMACAVSILLRDLCDELALVDVMEDRLKGEMMDLQHGSLFLKTSKIVADKDYAVTANSRLVVVTAGVRQQEGESRLNLVQRNVNVFKSIIPQIIKHSPNCTLIVVSNPVDVLTYVTWKLSGLPKHRVIGSGTNLDSARFRYMMAERLGIHASSFNGWVLGEHGDTSVPVWSGANVAGVNLQKLNPEIGTDADKEQWKATHKAVVDSAYEVIKLKGYTNWAIGLSVADLTESIIKNMSRVHPVSTMVKDMYGIGEEVFLSLPCVLNSSGVNSVVNMTLTDDEVAQLKKSADTLWGIQKDLKDL